The following are encoded together in the Cicer arietinum cultivar CDC Frontier isolate Library 1 chromosome 2, Cicar.CDCFrontier_v2.0, whole genome shotgun sequence genome:
- the LOC105851477 gene encoding uncharacterized protein, with translation MESSYEDIRRKTMEENKKRMEALNLTHLSQSLHKSSSTISKTSPRFTKGRPRVILPGDLQVTKMKHLRRHGLQPTFQVIEPLPSPMTTPTNPPSSQAPPSQAPPFQAPPSQATTSLAVQTIEPHLSPVTTTPTTVQATEATPSQVTTPRSVQETETTHFQETSSHSEDVVEDEPEISQKRNFTFWDVEVINEAGHISKTHLRVSDVLEAPPNVSRIITRWNSNGQPVGSAAGLLGGFLGEIARKFKDFPIMYDNWKLVPSTRKNEIFKDKIQSKFVVDDKDNKKYILSSLGKKWRDARCRLFKKFYKWDISLEENLQNYPRSINQDHWTIFVQYRRKTDTVEKADKNAANREKLKILHTLGSKTLARKRDELELRDGRKYSRGEMYSICHKKSDGSFVNDEAKEKYEQLQAEIGKTPSPNEAFVNVFGKEHPGYVRCMGLGITPSQITTSTSHSVRSMSSSEANEKMEKMQAEIDRLKKRDSEVDMLKEQIAFLMQMQNSRDKHAMDIESPIDGRRSSESSHQPDDRGTTSLGTN, from the exons ATGGAATCATCATATGAGGATATTCGACGTAAAACAAtggaagagaataaaaaaaggaTGGAGGCTCTCAATCTAACTCATCTCTCTCAATCCCTTCACAAATCTTCTTCCACCATTTCAAAAACCTCACCG CGTTTCACGAAGGGTCGGCCGAGGGTTATACTACCAGGAGATCTTCAAGTAACCAAAATGAAGCACTTGCGGAGACATGGTTTACAACCAACGTTCCAAGTGATAGAACCACTACCATCTCCGATGACAACACCGACAAATCCACCATCTTCTCAAGCACCGCCTTCTCAAGCACCACCTTTTCAAGCACCACCTTCTCAAGCGACAACATCGCTAGCTGTGCAAACGATAGAACCACATCTTTCTCCGGTGACAACAACACCAACTACTGTGCAAGCGACAGAAGCAACACCTTCTCAAGTGACAACACCAAGATCAGTGCAAGAGACAGAAACAACACATTTCCAAGAGACATCCTCTCACTCTGAAGATGTGGTAGAAGATGAGCcagaaatttctcaaaaaaggaATTTTACATTTTGGGATGTAGAAGTCATTA ATGAGGCGGGACATATTTCAAAGACACACTTAAGGGTATCAGACGTGCTTGAAGCTCCTCCTAATGTTAGCAGAATAATAACTAGATGGAATTCAAATGGGCAACCGGTAGGATCAGCTGCTGGTTTGTTAGGCGGTTTTTTGGGTGAAATTGCAAGGAAGTTTAAGGATTTTCCTATAATGTACGACAATTGGAAACTAGTTCCATCGacaagaaaaaatgaaatttttaaggataaaatacag TCAAAATTTGTTGTCGATGATaaagacaacaaaaaatatatcctTTCAAGCCTTGGAAAGAAATGGCGAGATGCACGATGTAGgttgtttaagaaattttataagTGGGACATTTCTTTGGAGgaaaatctacaaaattatccaCGTTCTATTAATCAAGACCATTGGACTATTTTTGTCCAATACAGGCGTAAGACAGATACAGTG GAGAAGGCTGATAAAAATGCTGCAAATAGAGAAAAGCTAAAGATCCTTCATACATTAGGCTCTAAGACGCTTGCAAGGAAGAGGGATGAGTTG GAACTGAGAGATGGTCGAAAATACAGTAGGGGTGAAATGTATTCAATTTGTCATAAAAAGTCTGATGGGTCATTTGTCAACGACGAAGCCAAGGAAAAATAT GAACAATTGCAAGCTGAAATTGGGAAGACTCCTTCTCCAAATGAAGCATTTGTTAATGTGTTTGGAAAAGAACATCCTGGATATGTTCGTTGTATGGGACTTGGAATAACACCATCACAAATTACTACATCTACTTCTCACTCTGTAAGATCGATGTCTTCCTCTGAAGCTAATGAAAAGATGGAGAAAATGCAAGCTGAAATTGATAGGCTTAAGAAAAGGGATTCTGAAGTTGATATGTTGAAGGAGCAAATTGCTTTCTTGATGCAAATGCAAAATTCTAGAGACAaacat gcAATGGACATAGAATCGCCAATAGATGGTAGACGTTCATCTGAGTCCAGCCACCAACCTGATGATCGTGGAACAACTTCATTAGGGACTAATTAG
- the LOC101488416 gene encoding uncharacterized protein, with protein sequence MDKSWIKKPHTSDEYDQGIKEFINFAFRDELENGEIICPCKRCGFKKPQSRSVMYDHLKCKPFPKGYTIWVHHGESIGETSTISPISISNIVQDTVVVDDQMQNMINDAFGVEDHANEVPIESNAEKEKNASTQRYEEAKEYYELSREGEKPLYEGCVKYSRLSFLVKLYHIKCLCGMTNKAMTMVLELLKDAFEFANIPNSFYEAKKTITKLGLNYEKIPVCPNNCMLYWGNKEDEERETCKICNTSKWKSKAKVGAVGVSGDGNNRKKVPAKVLRYFPLKPRLQRLFLSSKSAEDMRWHANDSKNDGMLRHPRDSEAWKHFDLTHPWFASDPRNVRLALASDGFNPFGMMSTNYSIWPVILIPYNTPPWVCMKHTSFIMSMIIPGKKMPGNDIDVYLQPLVKELKELWTTGVDTYDSFKKEMFTLHATLMWTISDFPGLGTLSGWNTYTGLACPSCNMDSTPRRLPHSKKWCFMGHRRFLDQRHRFRLNKVRFDGQQDMRGPPKMLSGLQILEQVQNIDVTFGRKPDKERSGKRIRGGRPTQGVNQQWKKKSIFFELPYWKDNLLRHNLDMMHIEKNVCDNIIFTLLNDSTKSKDHLNARKDLKAMGIRPDLWPNENGRISPAVFTLTTKGKKRFLTTLKNITVPDGYSSNISRCIDMENLKLNGMLKSHDCHILMEQLLPLAIRATLPDDVSAIMIEFCSLFRQLCSKVLNVDDLEKLQNQVVLTLCHMEMIFPPSFFTVMVHLVVHLVEEVKLGGPVHYRWMYPVERYLGILKSYVRNKARPEGSIAEGYLVQEILTFCSRYIENIETRWNQLGRVDDEPINEIQTDSRVAELFPRVGKSVGGSSYYTLTPIEKLQAHRHVLTNCIIVDYYLRQYRSIIRSQMRSGARSTSEVDKKICNNLDNISGSDKNVLVSLAQGPSDKVRRFTAFNVNGFKFRTLARDNLLKTQNSGVFGMFGTRSYSSNSDAQMRFGGVPYYGRLIDIIEVSYDGFKVPMFKCKWANTTNPRGIKTDKLGFTSINFARLIHTGEHEDDEPYIKASEAQMVYYVDDEKEQGWSIPIHLKPRDLYDMGGDDEIMAPIEPYPSQNLEHIFSNETTHIQLARMTTDDDPETSTFNDDFDDNNHDMNL encoded by the exons ATGGATAAATCATGGATTAAGAAGCCACACACATCGGATGAATATGATCAAGGGATAAaggaatttattaattttgcctTTCGAGATGAATTAGAAAATGGCGAAATAATATGTCCTTGTAAACGTTGTGGTTTCAAAAAACCGCAGAGTAGAAGTGTAATGTATGATCACTTAAAGTGCAAACCATTTCCAAAGGGATACACCATTTGGGTACATCACGGAGAGTCCATAGGAGAAACTAGTACTATCTCACCTATTAGTATTTCTAATATAGTTCAAGACACAGTTGTCGTTGATGATCAAATGCAAAACATGATTAACGATGCTTTTGGAGTCGAAGATCATGCAAATGAAGTACCCATTGAATCAAATGCAGagaaggagaaaaatgcaagtACACAAAGGTATGAAGAGGCCAAAGAGTACTATGAATTAAGTAGAGAAGGAGAAAAACCTTTGTATGAAGGGTGTGTTAAATATTCAAGACTATCTTTTTTGGTAAAGTTGTATCACATCAAATGTTTATGTGGAATGACTAATAAAGCCATGACAATGGTTTTAGAGTTATTAAAAGATGCATTTGAATTTGCAAATATACCAAATTCATTCTATGAAGCCAAGAAAACAATCACCAAGCTtggtttaaattatgaaaaaatccCTGTTTGTCCGAATAATTGTATGCTTTATTGGGGTAATAAGGAAGATGAAGAAAGGGAGACCTGCAAAATTTGTAATACTTCGAAATGGAAATCAAAAGCAAAAGTTGGTGCAGTTGGAGTGTCTGGTGATGGCAATAATCGAAAGAAAGTTCCTGCAAAAGTTCTTCGCTATTTTCCATTAAAACCACGGTTACAAAGATTATTTTTGTCGTCAAAGTCGGCCGAGGATATGAGATGGCATGCAAATGATAGTAAGAATGATGGAATGTTGAGGCATCCTAGAGATTCTGAAGCATGGAAACATTTTGACTTGACACACCCTTGGTTTGCATCAGACCCGCGAAATGTGCGTCTTGCATTAGCTAGTGATGGTTTTAATCCTTTTGGTATGATGAGTACAAATTATAGTATTTGGCCAGTTATTCTCATTCCATACAACACTCCTCCATGGGTGTGCATGAAACATACATCTTTTATAATGTCAATGATAATTCCCGGTAAAAAAATGCCAGGAAATGATATTGATGTCTATTTACAACCTCTAGTAAAAGAATTAAAGGAGTTATGGACAACAGGTGTCGATACAtacgattcttttaaaaaagagaTGTTCACATTACATGCAACTTTGATGTGGACAATTAGTGATTTTCCAGGGCTGGGTACACTTTCTGGGTGGAACACTTACACTGGACTTGCTTGCCCATCGTGTAACATGGACTCTACTCCTCGTCGTCTTCCACATAGCAAAAAATGGTGTTTTATGGGTCATCGTCGTTTTCTTGATCAGAGACATAGATTTAGATTGAACAAGGTTCGCTTTGATGGTCAACAAGATATGCGTGGTCCACCTAAAATGTTATCTGGGCTTCAAATTCTTGAACAGGTTCAAAATATTGATGTCACATTTGGTAGAAAGCCAGATAAAGAAAGGTCGGGAAAAAGAATACGTGGTGGACGACCTACACAAGGTGTCAATCAacaatggaaaaagaaaagcATATTCTTTGAACTTCCATATTGGAAGGATAATCTTCTGCGCCACAATCTTGAcatgatgcatattgagaaaaatgtgtgCGATAATATCATATTTACTTTGCTAAATGATAGCACAAAAAGTAAAGATCATCTTAATGCAAGAAAAGACCTTAAAGCTATGGGCATAAGACCTGACCTTTGGCccaatgaaaatggaagaattTCTCCAGCCGTCTTTACTCTTACTACTAAAGGTAAGAagagatttttaacaactttaaagAATATCACTGTGCCTGATGGTTATTCAAGCAACATTTCTAGATGCATTGACATGGAAAATCTTAAGTTGAATGGAATGTTGAAGAGTCATGATTGTCACATATTGATGGAACAACTTCTACCGTTAGCCATTCGAGCAACATTACCTGATGATGTTTCAGCTATAATGATTGAGTTTTGCTCACTTTTTAGACAATTATGCAGTAAAGTATTGAATGTTGATGATTTGGAAAAATTGCAAAATCAGGTTGTCCTCACTTTATGCCACATGGAAATGATATTTCCTCCCTCATTCTTCACTGTTATGGTTCACTTGGTTGTTCACCTTGTTGAAGAAGTTAAACTTGGAGGTCCTGTTCATTATCGATGGATGTATCCTGTTGAAAG GTACTTAGGAATACTTAAATCGTATGTACGTAATAAAGCACGACCAGAAGGGTCTATTGCAGAAGGATACCTTGTACAAGAGATTCTTACATTTTGTTCAAGGTATATAGAAAACATTGAGACTAGATGGAATCAACTTGGTCGTGTAGATGATGAGCCTATTAATGAGATACAAACTGACTCACGTGTAGCTGAATTATTTCCTAGAGTTGGAAAATCGGTTGGTGGTTCTTCATACTACACCCTTACACCAATTGAAAAGTTACAAGCTCATAGACACGTTTTAACAAACTGCATCATAGTTGACTACTATCTAAG GCAATATAGAAGTATTATTCGAAGCCAAATGAGGAGTGGTGCAAGGAGTACTTCTGAGGTAGACAAGAAG ATTTGCAACAATCTCGACAACATTAGTGGATCAGATAAAAATGTTCTCGTTAGTCTTGCTCAAGGTCCTTCTGATAAAGTTAGAAGGTTCACTGCATTTAATGTCAATGGTTTCAAATTTCGAACATTGGCACGagacaatttattaaaaactcaaaatagtGGAGTTTTTGGCATGTTCGGAACACGAAGTTACTCAAGCAATAGTGATGCCCAAATGAGATTTGGAGGAGTGCCTTACTATGGAAGATTGATAGATATCATTGAGGTTTCCTATGATGGCTTCAAAGTGCCCATGTTTAAATGCAAATGGGCGAATACCACAAATCCAAGAGGCATTAAGACAGATAAGTTGGGTTTTACCTCTATAAATTTTGCAAGACTAATACATACTGGGgagcatgaagatgatgagCCATACATTAAAGCGTCAGAAGCTCAAATGGTTTATTATGTGGATGATGAAAAGGAACAAGGATGGAGCATACCTATTCATTTAAAGCCACGGGACTTGTATGACATGGGTGGAGATGATGAAATTATGGCACCCATTGAACCATACCCATCTCAAAATTTGGAACACATTTTTTCTAATGAAACCACACATATACAATTGGCAAGAATGACTACAGATGATGATCCTGAAACTTCAACTTttaatgatgattttgatgacAACAATCATGATATGAATTTATGA